The DNA segment ACAGCAAGCAAACGTGCTCAGGAATTGGTCAAGTTGAGATTGATCCACCCTTCAAACTctctatttcttcttcttcttctcctttcatCAATTACAAGGTCAATCGCAAGTCAAAGTCCAACACCCTGTTTGACCATCCATCCCTCTGACCACATCACCCTCAGATTCTTTGGTACTTCCCTTCGCTCCCCCtttttatcatataattattgacTGATAAACTTGTATTAGTAgcgcataatttcaaaaaagaaagaaaggcacACCTTTTGCCTCAATTACTCTGGGCCCCACTGTGGGCTCCACTTTTATTTTCAGagtttatatataaatatggTCGCTACGAGAGGCGCACAAACCAAGCTTGCTCTTCCTGTGGACTTCGTCTCCTCGATCCAAACCCCTTGTTTCGTCGCTTCGATTCCGGTTCCAACCCCAGACTCGGAGGCCGGTCGAAGACGATGCCGGATCGATTGCCGTCCTGCTTTGGCGGTGGCGCCACCAGGGGCACCCCGACTTCGACGATGGCCGGGCCCAACCTGACGACCTCGATCTACGACACCCACCTCGGCGTCGCCTCCCTCACCTGGTCCCGCGCCATCGTCGGTCTCACCCTCCTCGCCGACCTCCGCCTATCCGGCAGCGAACCCGGGGAGGATGACGAGGAGGGGGAGCGCCTCCGGTTCCGCGTCAGGCCGTGGCTCCCTTGGAAACGGCGGGGGTCTCGGCGGTTTAGCCTCAGGGACCGCTCCTGCCACCGCTGCGTGGAGTTCGCGTGGGACCTCTCGCGGGCCAGCTTCCACACGGGCGGCAGCGGCCGGCCCGAGCCTGCGTCTGGGTTCTTCGTCGCCGTCGCCTTTGATGGCGAGATGCTCCTCGTCGCTGGAGACCTCGTCGAGGAGGCGTACAAGAAGACCAAGGCCCGGAGGCCCATCGCCCCCTTCTCGAACCCGACGCCGACCGCCAGGCGGGAGCACGTCGTGCTGGGGACCTCCGGCGGCCCGAGATCGTACCGGACAATGGCGCGATTCGGGGGCAAGAATAGGGAGATTTCGATCGAACTGGGCCCGAAAGATAGGGAGCCGGAGGCGGGGATGGCTGTGGCTGTCGACGGCGAGAAGGTcgtccacgtgcagcggctccgcTGGAAGTTCCGGGGGACAGAAAAAGTGGAGGTGGAGAGCGGCGCCCGGATGCAGGTCTCGTGGGACCTCCACGACTGGCTCTTCCAGTCAACGGCAGACGCCGCGTTAAGCGACGCAGCCGTACCGACGGCCGCGGAGCGGGGGCACGCCGTGTTCGTGTTCCGcttcgaggaagaggaggaagaggtcgCAAAGGCCGCGGAGGGACATTCCGGGAAGGTATCTGGCGGCCCGTACGGGGGGCATTCTGGGAACGGCGCGTACAAAGGCACGGTGTTCGGGGGGCATCCCGGGAAGACCAGGAACTGGAGTGAGAGTAGCAGCAACGGCGGCGGCGGAGCGGAGACAACGGCAGcacagaggaagaggaagagcagGAGAAAGGACCTCCTGAAGACGACCTCTTCCTCATCGTCGGCGTCGTCGGCGTCGTCGGCGAGCAGTTCCACCGTGATGGAGTGGGCGAGCCAGGAGGAGATGGAGTTGCAGAGATCGGACGGCTTCTCGCTGCTGGTGTACATCAGGGAGAACTAATCTGAGTGCATGTCCTGTCGGTGCTCGTTCCCCTTCCTTTGCTTCATTCGTGTAAATCTcgttgttgcttggattctttcttttttggtATCAAATCTCCTTGTTCAGATCTTAAACTGGGATTCAAAAGTATTACAAGGGAAGATCTTAGgatgttcttttcttcttcttcttcttctctcggaAACGAGAGACATGCAAAGGTGCAGTTCTAATTGTCGTCTTCTACGCTTTTCACTGCCTTTGCGCGTAAGATTGGCGGACAGTAGCTTGTTTTTGGGGTCATGTTTGACCATAATTTTCTTCAGCTCATTCTGCACGgactaatatatatatgtgtgtgtgtgtgactgaCAATGGTGCCTTGGAACATAAGGTTTATTGCATAGAAAGTGAGAATTAGAAAAAGGTGAGCAGGAGGGAATATTCCCTTCGTCTTTCTTCTTTTATTGTCTGAGAAAGATTAGAAGAAGGAATCCAAACCTAAACGATCCTGATAGGAGATGACAAATGAGAAGAGTGTTAAGTGAGGTACAACTCATCtccatcttctatatttctcggtGCAAAACCTCAGCTTCCCTTTCACTCACTCCGTCCATTCTTCTTGTAACGAATCCCTAATATCTGAAGCGTGCATGCCCTGCATGAGGGTAGGGAGGAAGAGAGGTTGGCGACAGTGCATGTGCAGCGCTGAAGCCCTTTTGTTGCGTAGCGTTTTCCAATACGTCATCGTCTTGTTCATTTCCTACTTCTCCTACTGCAGCGTGAGAGAGAGACAGGACGGGGGGCCCCTCTCTTCTGACAGCAAGAACATAAGGATCCAAAGCCCACAGTTTTGTCAGGTGAGCAGTCCCGCGTGAGGCGGGACGGACCGGCCGATGCCTCGTCCCTTTCTTCTCCGATGCCGCCTGCTGCGCATCCCACGCAGGACTCGGCAGTCTCCCTACTGTTGAGTTCCAGATATTGATTCAAAGGGTGACATATTCCACGGTCGTTTGGGGCATCTGTGGGCGGGCCTCTGAGTCTGCAAACCTGCCTGGATTACGTTCAAGGTTACAGGGGGATTCGCCTGCAATCTTTCTTGAAATCAACCTGCGTACTCTGGCACATGCTAAGAGCAGATCAAGAGCTCATAACATACGGAAGATTCGACCTTTCACGCTACTAACTTGTACAAATTTACCTTCTCAGGTCATCTCCGCAGAACGAATCTATGCTGATGATCAAGATACCTtcttctcagagagagagagagagagagagagagagagagagagaggaatggtgAACTGAACCGAGGACTTGCCAACTACTGCATGACTGGTAAACGAAGCTGTGCAGTGGTGCATTCACGTGGAAGACCAGTGTAACGCGGAACGTTGAATTCTGATGCATGTTGAGTCGATGGAGGCATGCTTTTAGAATGATTAATCTTTCATGATTGACCTTCCCCAGACtttgaaatttgaatgatgaccgAGAATTAGGATGCAGTCATTTAGCTACTGTTTTGCTGGAAGAGACGAGAGAGGCTTTGATCAGTACATATAGGCTCGAGTGGTTCCTTCTTTTTCCTCGGGAAGGAATGCAAGTTAAGGTGGCTGAACTGGAGATTCTGCTCT comes from the Musa acuminata AAA Group cultivar baxijiao chromosome BXJ1-10, Cavendish_Baxijiao_AAA, whole genome shotgun sequence genome and includes:
- the LOC135594709 gene encoding uncharacterized protein LOC135594709; translated protein: MPDRLPSCFGGGATRGTPTSTMAGPNLTTSIYDTHLGVASLTWSRAIVGLTLLADLRLSGSEPGEDDEEGERLRFRVRPWLPWKRRGSRRFSLRDRSCHRCVEFAWDLSRASFHTGGSGRPEPASGFFVAVAFDGEMLLVAGDLVEEAYKKTKARRPIAPFSNPTPTARREHVVLGTSGGPRSYRTMARFGGKNREISIELGPKDREPEAGMAVAVDGEKVVHVQRLRWKFRGTEKVEVESGARMQVSWDLHDWLFQSTADAALSDAAVPTAAERGHAVFVFRFEEEEEEVAKAAEGHSGKVSGGPYGGHSGNGAYKGTVFGGHPGKTRNWSESSSNGGGGAETTAAQRKRKSRRKDLLKTTSSSSSASSASSASSSTVMEWASQEEMELQRSDGFSLLVYIREN